In Deltaproteobacteria bacterium, one DNA window encodes the following:
- a CDS encoding dihydrolipoyllysine-residue acetyltransferase produces MTYDLRLPELGEGVTEGELIKWLVKIGDLVKPDQSVAEIMTDKATVEVPSSKAGVVKDLKFKAGDVIKVETVLMVLDEQNVSATASTPAVAKALASSSKASAPQASSSGAGTTTYSIKLPELGEGVSEGELIKWLVKVGDTIKPDQGLAEIMTDKATVEIPSPKGGVITELKFKAGDVVKVDSPLATIQISGSSTSMPSEKIKEAPVAPLVKAPAAAVSSSSSSASNAAKIFPPVMDSKVLATPSTRRLARELQVDINTLSGTGLAGRVTREDVMKTTESVETKSPTEKTTLSLPKPGYSSTRANEEERVPLKGIRKKIAENLQMAKHIIPHFTLMDEADVTELVNWRESLKEVAEKAGTKITYLPFVMKALIATIREFPMFNASIDDEKQEIIYKKYFNLGFAADTPNGLVVPVIKNADQKSLLELSKEILELSKKARDGKLKPDEMKGATITITNIGSVGGTYATPIINHPEVAILGMYKIQDRLYLDSTGAVKNQKIMNYTITADHRLIDGAVAARFLKSFLARIQKPSILMLDMQ; encoded by the coding sequence ATGACTTATGATTTGAGATTGCCGGAACTTGGAGAAGGAGTTACCGAAGGTGAATTGATCAAGTGGTTAGTTAAGATAGGGGATCTCGTTAAACCAGACCAAAGTGTGGCAGAAATCATGACCGACAAGGCCACCGTGGAGGTTCCTTCTTCCAAAGCCGGAGTTGTAAAAGATCTTAAATTCAAAGCCGGAGATGTGATTAAAGTAGAAACGGTTCTCATGGTGTTAGATGAACAAAATGTTTCAGCAACAGCTTCGACACCCGCCGTAGCAAAGGCACTCGCCAGTTCTTCCAAAGCATCAGCTCCTCAAGCCTCTTCCTCTGGCGCCGGAACAACAACCTACTCTATAAAACTCCCTGAACTCGGCGAAGGAGTGAGCGAGGGTGAGCTCATTAAATGGCTTGTGAAGGTGGGAGATACGATCAAACCTGACCAAGGCTTGGCTGAAATAATGACCGACAAAGCCACTGTCGAAATCCCCTCGCCTAAAGGGGGAGTGATCACTGAATTGAAATTTAAAGCTGGAGATGTGGTTAAAGTTGATTCTCCTTTAGCTACGATTCAAATTTCTGGAAGTTCGACGTCCATGCCCTCTGAAAAGATAAAGGAAGCCCCAGTTGCTCCTTTAGTCAAGGCTCCTGCGGCTGCAGTTTCTTCCTCATCCTCTTCGGCGTCAAATGCTGCCAAAATTTTTCCACCTGTGATGGATTCTAAAGTGCTTGCCACTCCTTCGACCAGAAGATTAGCTCGAGAATTACAGGTGGACATCAATACCCTTTCTGGTACTGGATTAGCTGGCCGAGTTACCCGTGAAGATGTGATGAAAACCACAGAGTCTGTAGAAACAAAAAGTCCAACGGAAAAGACGACTCTGAGCCTGCCAAAACCTGGTTACTCGTCAACAAGAGCCAATGAAGAAGAGAGAGTTCCTCTTAAGGGAATCAGGAAAAAAATTGCTGAAAATTTGCAAATGGCCAAGCATATTATCCCACACTTTACTTTAATGGACGAAGCTGACGTCACTGAGCTTGTCAATTGGAGAGAGTCCCTTAAGGAGGTCGCTGAAAAAGCTGGCACTAAAATCACCTACTTACCTTTCGTCATGAAAGCTTTGATCGCGACAATACGTGAATTCCCTATGTTTAATGCTTCCATTGATGATGAAAAACAGGAAATTATTTATAAAAAGTATTTTAATCTCGGTTTTGCTGCCGACACACCCAATGGACTCGTTGTTCCTGTAATTAAGAATGCGGACCAAAAAAGTCTTTTAGAACTTTCAAAAGAAATTTTAGAACTTTCTAAGAAGGCCAGAGATGGAAAGTTAAAACCTGACGAAATGAAAGGGGCCACGATCACCATTACCAATATCGGGTCAGTTGGGGGCACTTATGCAACTCCCATTATCAATCATCCCGAAGTCGCTATTCTTGGAATGTACAAAATCCAAGATCGTCTTTATTTAGATTCAACTGGAGCCGTAAAAAATCAAAAAATCATGAATTACACGATTACCGCTGACCATCGATTAATAGACGGGGCCGTAGCCGCTAGATTTTTAAAATCATTTTTGGCTCGAATTCAAAAGCCATCCATTTTGATGTTGGACATGCAATAG
- a CDS encoding DUF4423 domain-containing protein, giving the protein MNDSVFNFNNYKDFLNQRLHSENSTRGIQSQLAKHLSCQSSYIYQVLKSKNDLTDDQAYLTTTFFKLSALETNHFLLLVRYSKAATKELKSFLFNEIKTNKLESEKLLYHSDATPAVNSDEGWSFYFSSLLPSYIHMLTSSPKYQSVESLSLKLKTDKSVISSTLLELKKYGFVDFEKNLWINKNPNIHFSKESIHNYNLHILRRSQAMASIVKMNTHNDLHFSSLFTLDHESYEFIKKQILENIKKIQKKIHAGGSDELFVMCLDLFSPQI; this is encoded by the coding sequence ATGAACGACAGTGTTTTTAATTTTAATAACTACAAGGACTTTCTTAATCAGCGCTTACACTCAGAAAACTCTACGCGTGGAATTCAAAGTCAACTTGCCAAACATTTGAGTTGTCAATCTTCATATATTTATCAAGTTTTAAAAAGCAAAAATGATTTGACAGATGATCAGGCCTACCTAACCACCACTTTTTTTAAATTATCAGCTCTAGAAACAAATCACTTTCTTTTACTTGTAAGATATTCAAAAGCCGCTACGAAAGAACTAAAATCCTTCTTATTCAATGAAATTAAAACGAATAAACTGGAATCTGAAAAGCTTTTATACCATTCTGACGCAACTCCGGCAGTCAATTCAGACGAAGGCTGGAGCTTTTATTTTTCATCATTACTTCCATCCTATATTCACATGCTAACCAGCTCACCTAAGTATCAAAGCGTCGAATCTTTAAGTTTAAAATTAAAAACTGATAAAAGTGTTATATCAAGTACTCTCTTAGAGCTAAAGAAGTATGGATTTGTCGATTTTGAAAAAAACCTATGGATCAATAAAAATCCAAATATTCATTTTTCTAAAGAATCCATTCATAATTATAATTTACATATTCTAAGAAGATCTCAAGCCATGGCCTCTATTGTTAAAATGAATACTCATAACGATCTTCATTTTTCCAGTCTGTTTACTCTGGATCATGAAAGTTATGAGTTCATCAAAAAACAAATATTAGAAAATATAAAGAAAATTCAAAAAAAGATTCATGCTGGAGGTAGCGATGAATTATTTGTCATGTGTTTAGATCTGTTTTCCCCACAGATATAA
- the pflB gene encoding formate C-acetyltransferase → MKQILPLLKLVNTSPEWEGFSAGDWRSEINVQDFISKNVSPYLGNDEFLCRASDKTEKLWKQVKELMIQEIKKGVLDADTEVVSSIVSHAPGYINKDLETIVGLQTEKPLKRALMPNGGYRMAMSALEAFGYKMSPATEEIFSKHRKTHNEGVFDVYTKEMKDARKSGIITGLPDAYGRGRIIGDYRRVALYGIDLLLQAKSEEKLQLEYRNMDEDTIRLREELSEQMRALQELKTMAKTYGFDLGRPASTATEAVQWTYFAYLGATKEQNGAAMSLGRVSSFLDIYIERDLKNAKLTEYEAQEIMDQFVMKLRMIRFARTPEYNDLFSGDPNWVTECVGGMALNGTTLVTKNSFRVLQTLYNLGPAPEPNLTVLWSESLPKGFKEFSAKVSIDTSSVQYESDDLMRPMYGTDYAIACCVSAMKVGKQMQFFGARANMAKCLLYSINGGKDEVSGEQVGPLLPVITDEVLNFDMVMERYDVMMDWLANLYVNTLNVIHYMHDKYCYERLEMALHERDIERKLATGIAGLSVVADSLSAIRYAKVYPVRNAQGLVTDFRTEGEFPKYGNNDERVDLIAKGLVKKFNDKLLQQKTYRNSNITMSVLTITSNVVYGKKTGSTPDGRKKGEAFAPGANPMHGRDTHGALASMASVAQLPYASAQDGISNTFSVVPTALGRNQADQVDNLTNILDGYFKQGGHHINVNVLNRETLLEAMDHPEKHPQLTIRVSGYAVNFVKLTREQQLEVINRTFHQYM, encoded by the coding sequence ATGAAACAAATTCTACCTCTTCTTAAACTTGTAAATACTTCTCCCGAGTGGGAGGGTTTCTCTGCTGGTGATTGGCGTTCTGAAATTAATGTTCAAGATTTCATTTCTAAAAATGTGTCGCCATACCTGGGTAATGATGAATTTCTGTGTCGAGCCTCAGATAAAACTGAAAAATTGTGGAAACAAGTCAAAGAATTAATGATTCAAGAAATTAAAAAAGGAGTTCTGGATGCCGATACAGAAGTTGTCTCTAGCATTGTTTCCCACGCTCCTGGATACATAAATAAAGACTTAGAAACAATTGTGGGACTCCAAACTGAGAAACCTTTAAAGAGAGCGTTAATGCCTAATGGTGGTTATCGCATGGCCATGAGTGCTCTTGAAGCATTTGGCTATAAGATGTCTCCAGCCACAGAAGAAATTTTTAGCAAACATCGTAAAACTCACAATGAAGGGGTCTTCGATGTTTACACCAAAGAAATGAAGGACGCTCGCAAATCTGGAATTATCACTGGTCTACCAGATGCTTACGGGCGTGGACGTATCATTGGTGACTACCGCCGCGTGGCTCTTTATGGAATTGATTTATTACTCCAAGCTAAATCTGAAGAAAAATTGCAGTTAGAATACCGAAATATGGATGAGGACACTATCCGGCTTCGAGAAGAACTTTCTGAACAAATGCGCGCCCTTCAAGAGTTGAAAACAATGGCAAAGACTTATGGTTTTGATCTGGGTCGACCAGCCTCAACAGCGACAGAGGCGGTTCAATGGACCTATTTTGCTTATCTTGGAGCTACCAAAGAACAAAATGGTGCTGCCATGTCTTTAGGTCGAGTCTCTTCCTTTTTAGATATCTATATTGAACGTGACTTAAAGAACGCTAAATTAACAGAGTATGAGGCTCAAGAAATAATGGATCAATTTGTAATGAAATTACGAATGATTCGTTTTGCTCGAACACCAGAATATAATGATCTTTTTTCAGGAGATCCTAATTGGGTTACCGAGTGTGTAGGTGGAATGGCTTTGAATGGAACTACCCTTGTCACTAAAAATAGTTTTCGGGTTTTGCAAACTTTATATAATTTAGGCCCGGCTCCAGAGCCCAACTTGACAGTGTTATGGTCAGAGAGCTTGCCCAAAGGATTTAAAGAATTTAGCGCGAAGGTATCTATCGATACTAGTTCTGTACAATATGAAAGTGATGATTTAATGCGCCCAATGTACGGCACAGATTATGCGATAGCTTGTTGTGTTTCTGCAATGAAGGTTGGAAAACAAATGCAATTTTTTGGAGCCCGCGCCAATATGGCTAAATGCCTACTCTATTCAATAAATGGAGGAAAGGATGAAGTGAGCGGTGAGCAAGTCGGACCCTTGTTACCAGTCATTACTGATGAGGTTTTGAATTTTGATATGGTCATGGAGCGCTATGATGTCATGATGGATTGGTTAGCTAATTTGTATGTAAACACGTTGAATGTAATTCATTACATGCACGATAAGTATTGCTATGAAAGATTGGAAATGGCTTTACATGAAAGAGATATCGAAAGAAAGTTGGCTACGGGAATTGCTGGTTTGTCCGTGGTAGCTGATTCTCTATCAGCTATTCGCTACGCTAAAGTTTATCCTGTTCGAAACGCCCAAGGTCTTGTGACTGATTTTAGAACCGAAGGCGAGTTTCCTAAATATGGAAATAATGACGAGCGTGTAGATCTTATTGCAAAGGGTTTAGTTAAAAAATTTAATGACAAGTTATTACAACAAAAAACTTATCGAAATTCTAATATCACCATGTCTGTATTAACTATCACCTCCAATGTCGTTTATGGTAAAAAAACAGGCAGCACCCCTGATGGAAGAAAAAAAGGCGAAGCCTTTGCTCCGGGAGCAAATCCCATGCATGGTCGCGACACCCACGGCGCCCTAGCTTCTATGGCATCAGTGGCACAGTTACCCTATGCTTCGGCTCAAGACGGTATCTCGAATACTTTCTCTGTCGTACCTACCGCCCTTGGAAGAAATCAAGCGGATCAAGTAGATAATTTAACAAATATTTTAGACGGGTATTTCAAGCAAGGAGGACATCATATCAATGTGAATGTTCTTAATAGAGAAACCCTTCTTGAGGCCATGGATCACCCAGAAAAACATCCTCAATTAACCATTCGTGTTTCAGGTTACGCCGTAAACTTTGTAAAATTGACTCGCGAACAACAATTGGAAGTTATTAACAGAACTTTTCATCAATACATGTGA
- the pflA gene encoding pyruvate formate lyase-activating protein, which translates to MKTQGRIHSYEVGSAVDGPGLRFVIFTQGCPLRCLYCHNPDTRNPNGGKETTVDELMHEIEKYHAYTDHGHGGVTISGGEPLLQPEFVSSLLRECQAKGFHTALDTSGFASHAAMDLVLPYVNLILLDIKSWKRELYERLTHVQLEPTLEFAKVASERDIPIWLRFVLVPELTDDSENIEGVARFAATLKTLKRVEILPFHKLGEYKWEELGLEYSLKKTVPPAPEKVAMAQSIFKEHLTCPVY; encoded by the coding sequence TTGAAAACTCAAGGTCGAATTCATTCTTACGAAGTTGGCAGCGCGGTTGATGGGCCGGGGTTGCGTTTTGTTATCTTTACTCAAGGCTGTCCTCTTCGTTGTCTTTATTGTCATAATCCAGACACTCGCAATCCCAACGGTGGAAAAGAAACTACAGTTGATGAGCTGATGCATGAAATTGAAAAGTACCATGCTTATACGGACCATGGCCATGGCGGCGTTACCATTAGCGGGGGTGAGCCTTTGCTGCAACCAGAATTTGTTTCTTCTCTGTTAAGAGAGTGCCAGGCAAAAGGATTTCACACGGCACTAGACACTTCTGGCTTTGCATCCCATGCGGCGATGGATTTAGTGCTACCCTATGTGAATCTAATTCTGCTTGATATAAAATCATGGAAACGTGAACTCTATGAGCGGCTTACCCATGTTCAATTGGAACCAACATTAGAATTTGCAAAAGTTGCAAGTGAAAGAGATATACCCATCTGGTTACGTTTTGTTCTCGTTCCTGAACTTACCGACGATTCAGAAAACATCGAAGGTGTTGCCAGATTTGCTGCGACTCTTAAGACTCTTAAAAGAGTAGAGATTCTACCATTTCACAAATTAGGTGAATACAAGTGGGAAGAGCTTGGTCTTGAGTATTCCTTAAAAAAAACAGTGCCACCAGCCCCAGAAAAGGTAGCTATGGCACAATCCATTTTTAAAGAACATCTAACTTGTCCTGTTTATTAA
- a CDS encoding CBS domain-containing protein, producing MKGKVSIHKTTVKDIMTSPVSSLNTVMTIKEAITFLIENKISGAPLLRQDGELLSIISEMDLMRIGVLENVDTKLALCVEKLPKTTKLITITKDKSFAELFKLFLENQIRRVLVIDNRKRPIGIVARRDILKAYLTHVENE from the coding sequence ATGAAAGGGAAAGTTTCGATTCATAAAACAACAGTGAAAGATATAATGACATCACCGGTGAGTTCACTAAATACCGTTATGACAATTAAAGAAGCTATCACATTTCTCATTGAGAATAAAATCAGTGGTGCTCCTTTACTAAGGCAAGATGGAGAACTTTTAAGTATCATCAGTGAAATGGATTTAATGAGAATAGGGGTTCTTGAAAATGTAGATACCAAGCTAGCTCTTTGTGTTGAAAAATTACCAAAAACAACAAAATTAATTACAATAACAAAGGACAAATCCTTTGCAGAACTTTTCAAACTATTCTTAGAGAATCAAATCCGCCGAGTATTAGTCATCGATAACAGAAAAAGACCTATTGGGATTGTCGCCCGTAGGGACATTCTTAAGGCCTATTTGACTCATGTTGAAAACGAGTAG
- the lipA gene encoding lipoyl synthase, with the protein MTLSKKSYTPKPSWLKVRAPSGENYSRIKDMLGELKLATVCQEAKCPNMGECWSGGTATFMLMGEVCTRGCRFCHIKTGNPKGAIDPFEPEKVAYSISQMDLEYVVITSVDRDDLEDQGAGHFARTVATIKKLSPNLIVEILTPDFRGDEKLIEVIVNSKPDVFAHNVETVERLTPGVRDPRAHYWQSLKVLKHVKTLDRKMYTKSSIMLGLGETDEELLSTLKDLRDVGCDVVTFGQYLQPTERHLKVEKFVTPEKFKEWQNIAETMGFLYVASGPLVRSSYRAGEFFMRGIIEKQKKEMENSNNPS; encoded by the coding sequence ATGACCCTATCTAAAAAATCATATACCCCCAAGCCATCTTGGCTTAAAGTCCGTGCCCCCAGTGGCGAGAATTATTCCCGCATCAAAGACATGTTAGGGGAATTAAAATTGGCCACCGTTTGCCAAGAAGCCAAATGTCCAAATATGGGTGAATGTTGGAGTGGAGGAACAGCTACATTTATGCTTATGGGAGAAGTCTGTACCCGAGGTTGCCGGTTTTGCCATATTAAAACTGGAAATCCTAAAGGTGCGATAGATCCTTTTGAACCCGAGAAAGTAGCCTATTCCATCTCTCAAATGGATTTAGAATATGTCGTCATTACCAGTGTCGATCGTGATGATTTAGAAGACCAAGGCGCTGGTCATTTTGCCCGAACCGTTGCGACCATAAAAAAACTCTCTCCGAATCTAATTGTTGAGATTCTAACTCCCGATTTTCGCGGAGATGAAAAGTTAATCGAAGTGATTGTAAACTCCAAACCTGATGTCTTTGCTCACAATGTTGAAACCGTAGAAAGACTCACTCCAGGAGTTCGCGATCCTCGAGCTCACTATTGGCAATCTCTAAAAGTTTTAAAACATGTAAAGACTCTTGATCGCAAAATGTATACTAAATCCTCTATCATGTTGGGGTTAGGTGAAACGGATGAAGAGCTTTTATCAACCCTAAAGGATCTTCGCGATGTTGGCTGCGATGTCGTGACCTTTGGTCAATACTTGCAACCTACGGAAAGACATCTGAAAGTGGAAAAGTTTGTCACTCCGGAAAAATTTAAAGAATGGCAAAATATTGCTGAAACTATGGGCTTTTTGTATGTGGCTTCTGGCCCCCTAGTGAGAAGCTCTTACCGAGCCGGCGAATTTTTCATGAGGGGAATTATTGAAAAACAGAAAAAAGAAATGGAAAATTCTAATAACCCGAGTTAG
- the lpdA gene encoding dihydrolipoyl dehydrogenase, with amino-acid sequence MQKFDVVVVGSGPGGYVAAIKCAQLGLHTAIIEKESLGGVCLNVGCIPSKAMITAAHWLDKMENDFPKMGFEISKPKVDYKKLLSWKQSVCERMSMGVNQLLKGNKVTVFNGEGQFVSPTQIKVIPSKKSTSSEASSSVEVLEAKNFILALGSRPIQIPGFEFDEKNIISSTGALDLDHPPKRVVTIGGGYIGLEISSYLKKFGSEVTVVEAQGSLLAGVVDPECAQVVSKRLQKKGVNLLFNAKAKSQKKVGNEYEVIVELDGKNQVLKADKILVTVGRRPNGDQPHLKNLGVQIDERGFVKVDAQRRTNLKHIFAIGDLCGQPMLAHKASYEGVMVAEIIKGSPRAYDVKTVPAVVFTDPEISSAGLTESEALSKGYKNLKIGKFPFAANGRAVSMLETDGFVKMIASESDILLGVHIVGPEASNLISEAALAIEMGARMQDLSLTIHPHPTLGETMMEAAEATLGHAIHIIQKPLHREPTRFQHESNRP; translated from the coding sequence ATGCAAAAATTTGATGTTGTCGTTGTGGGAAGTGGACCTGGCGGTTATGTGGCAGCTATTAAATGCGCCCAACTGGGACTCCATACAGCTATTATTGAGAAGGAGTCTCTCGGTGGAGTTTGTTTAAATGTTGGATGCATTCCCTCCAAAGCAATGATCACCGCAGCCCACTGGTTGGATAAAATGGAAAATGATTTTCCCAAAATGGGGTTTGAGATTTCCAAGCCAAAAGTAGACTACAAAAAACTGCTCTCTTGGAAACAAAGCGTTTGTGAACGTATGTCCATGGGAGTTAACCAGCTTTTGAAAGGGAACAAAGTAACTGTCTTTAATGGTGAAGGTCAGTTTGTAAGTCCGACTCAGATCAAAGTCATTCCTTCAAAAAAATCTACTTCATCCGAAGCTTCTTCATCTGTGGAAGTTTTAGAAGCTAAAAATTTTATTTTAGCTCTTGGTTCTCGTCCTATTCAGATTCCTGGTTTTGAATTTGATGAAAAAAATATTATTTCTTCTACAGGGGCCCTAGATTTAGATCACCCTCCTAAAAGAGTAGTCACTATTGGTGGAGGTTATATTGGTTTAGAGATTTCAAGCTATCTAAAAAAGTTTGGCTCTGAGGTGACCGTTGTTGAAGCTCAGGGAAGTCTTTTGGCTGGTGTTGTTGATCCAGAATGTGCCCAAGTTGTTTCTAAACGATTGCAAAAAAAAGGTGTTAATTTGTTATTCAATGCCAAGGCAAAATCGCAGAAAAAAGTAGGCAATGAATATGAAGTGATTGTTGAGTTAGATGGTAAAAACCAGGTTCTAAAAGCAGATAAGATTTTGGTCACCGTTGGCAGAAGGCCGAATGGAGATCAGCCTCATCTGAAAAATCTAGGAGTGCAAATCGACGAGCGCGGTTTTGTAAAAGTAGATGCTCAACGAAGAACGAACCTTAAACATATTTTTGCAATTGGTGATCTTTGTGGCCAACCTATGCTGGCCCATAAAGCCAGCTACGAAGGGGTTATGGTTGCTGAAATCATCAAAGGGAGTCCGAGGGCCTATGATGTCAAAACAGTTCCAGCTGTTGTTTTCACAGATCCAGAAATTTCTTCTGCCGGCTTAACTGAAAGTGAAGCCCTTAGTAAGGGATACAAAAATTTAAAAATAGGAAAATTTCCATTTGCCGCTAACGGAAGAGCTGTTTCCATGCTTGAAACCGATGGGTTTGTTAAAATGATTGCTAGTGAAAGTGATATCTTGCTAGGAGTTCATATTGTTGGCCCTGAAGCTTCGAATTTAATTTCTGAGGCCGCCTTAGCCATTGAGATGGGAGCAAGAATGCAAGATCTTTCGTTGACTATACATCCTCATCCTACATTGGGAGAAACGATGATGGAGGCCGCTGAAGCTACTTTGGGTCATGCTATCCATATTATTCAAAAGCCTTTACATCGAGAACCTACTCGTTTTCAACATGAGTCAAATAGGCCTTAA
- a CDS encoding NAD(P)H-hydrate dehydratase, giving the protein MRMLNREESLLLDKLASTQFDISIEKLIHSAASGMLLKLESLFEFAKDSIRTPLGTMEGMIFLIGPGNNGQDGLCLSKLIANKYPCLAIKICNYHEFSKLPDFLEDQWVHPMLVIDAIFGVGLNRNLNDETIKIIEKLNSKKKLFQIISLDVSSGLDANTGNEFGTAVKADYTLACEYPKVGSFLNCGPYRSGKIIRISIGFPKELIRKVVLDFRLVQKKEAKLLFPQKNPLGNKSKYGHLLIVAGSKKMPGALRLASEAASRSGVGYVTLALEEDLLKNLKNVKELLPDFLYISKEELLNLSNEEMNKKYSGFLFGPGLEPSLQNRKILEKLLKLKIKILIDAEGINFIAHFKMKLHENCLVTPHAGELSRLIGMSAKEIESERISACKEFAKKFAKATLLLKGPKTMIYDQRKFYIISSGNKALAKAGTGDVLAGIIGSYLAQGLSVNKASCLGAYIHGSLADKWIQDGNNFQSLLASDLVEGLKNYSV; this is encoded by the coding sequence ATGAGAATGTTAAATAGAGAAGAATCCCTGCTATTAGACAAGTTAGCTAGCACACAGTTTGATATCTCTATCGAAAAATTAATTCATAGTGCCGCATCGGGGATGCTTCTTAAACTGGAAAGTCTTTTTGAATTTGCAAAAGACAGTATTCGAACTCCCTTGGGGACAATGGAAGGTATGATTTTTCTCATTGGCCCAGGAAACAATGGGCAGGATGGCCTTTGTCTTTCAAAGCTGATCGCTAATAAATACCCTTGTCTAGCTATTAAAATATGTAATTATCATGAGTTCTCTAAACTTCCTGATTTCTTAGAAGACCAATGGGTGCACCCCATGTTGGTTATCGATGCTATTTTTGGGGTTGGTTTGAATCGAAACTTAAATGATGAAACCATAAAGATCATTGAGAAACTAAATTCCAAAAAAAAACTATTTCAAATTATTTCTTTAGATGTTTCTTCTGGCCTCGATGCCAATACAGGAAATGAATTTGGAACTGCCGTGAAGGCTGATTATACCTTAGCTTGTGAGTATCCTAAAGTGGGCTCGTTTTTAAATTGTGGGCCTTACCGTTCGGGAAAAATTATTAGAATTTCGATTGGATTCCCAAAAGAGTTGATTAGAAAAGTGGTGCTTGATTTTCGATTGGTTCAAAAAAAAGAAGCGAAGCTTCTTTTTCCCCAAAAAAACCCCTTAGGAAATAAATCCAAGTATGGACATCTTCTCATAGTAGCCGGTTCTAAAAAAATGCCTGGGGCCTTAAGACTTGCTTCTGAAGCGGCGTCCAGGTCTGGTGTTGGTTATGTCACATTGGCCTTAGAAGAAGATTTGCTAAAGAACTTAAAAAATGTAAAAGAACTACTTCCTGATTTTTTATACATATCTAAAGAGGAACTGTTAAACTTATCGAATGAAGAAATGAATAAAAAATATTCTGGGTTTTTGTTTGGACCAGGATTAGAGCCGAGTTTACAGAACCGAAAAATACTTGAAAAACTGTTAAAATTGAAAATAAAAATTCTCATTGATGCTGAAGGTATAAATTTTATCGCCCATTTTAAAATGAAACTTCATGAAAACTGCCTTGTGACACCTCATGCGGGAGAACTTTCAAGACTCATTGGAATGTCTGCAAAAGAGATAGAAAGTGAAAGAATTTCTGCTTGTAAAGAATTTGCTAAAAAATTTGCAAAGGCCACCCTTTTACTTAAAGGGCCAAAAACTATGATTTATGATCAGAGAAAATTTTATATAATTTCTAGCGGAAACAAAGCCTTAGCAAAGGCTGGAACGGGAGATGTCTTAGCGGGAATCATTGGATCTTATTTAGCCCAAGGTCTTTCTGTTAATAAAGCATCTTGTTTAGGGGCCTATATTCACGGAAGTCTTGCTGACAAATGGATTCAAGACGGTAACAACTTCCAATCCCTTTTAGCCAGTGATTTAGTAGAAGGTTTAAAGAACTATTCAGTTTAA
- a CDS encoding purine-binding chemotaxis protein CheW: MSMNDVSSNQENQTELGGRYLCFTLGKEKFAIPLLQVKEVLGTVETTAIPQAPPHFKGIMNLRGQVISVIDLRLKLKLGKPEAHSETTFIILDFAPLSLGVIVDSVDSVVAIEGKDISRTPDVESNVKTEFIQGVARSEKALTLILDLKLALNADDYKILKEQNNKAA, encoded by the coding sequence ATGAGTATGAACGATGTTTCCTCAAATCAAGAAAATCAGACTGAATTAGGCGGTCGTTACCTTTGTTTTACTTTGGGAAAAGAAAAATTCGCTATCCCATTGCTTCAAGTTAAAGAAGTTTTAGGGACCGTGGAAACAACGGCGATTCCTCAAGCTCCTCCTCATTTTAAAGGGATTATGAATTTACGTGGGCAAGTAATTTCTGTTATTGATTTAAGGTTAAAACTTAAGCTAGGGAAGCCAGAGGCTCATTCAGAAACGACGTTTATTATTCTGGACTTTGCTCCCTTATCTTTGGGAGTCATCGTTGATTCAGTTGATAGTGTCGTTGCTATTGAGGGAAAAGATATCAGCAGAACTCCTGATGTTGAATCTAATGTCAAAACTGAATTTATTCAGGGAGTGGCTCGAAGTGAAAAGGCTTTAACTCTTATTTTAGATTTAAAATTGGCTCTTAATGCTGATGATTATAAAATACTAAAAGAACAAAACAATAAAGCTGCCTGA